In the genome of Desulfobotulus mexicanus, the window TCTGAAATAATCAGATCAAAATTTTCAGGACTCTGCATAAATATCTTAAGTGCATGTTCCGGTCTGGACTCAGGCCGGACTTCATAACCAAGGCCAGAGAGAATTTCTGCACAAAGCTGCAGCAGATCCGGTTCATCCTCCACAAGCAGAATGCGTTCCCGGCCTCCTTTGGGCATGGCTGGTACGGGTTCATTCCTGCGTGTTGTTGAACCTTCTTCAAGCAGAGGAAGAAAAACCCGGAAGGTACTGCCCTTGTCCGGCTGGCTTTCCACAAGAATCAGTCCCCCATGATTGCCAATTATGCCATGGCTGATGGAAAGGCCCATGCCTGTACCCTTGCCCTGAGCCTTGGTGGTGAAAAAGGGTTCAAAGATTCGGGAAATATAAGAGTCAGGTATACCGGTGCCATTATCCTGCACCATGAGTTCCGCATAAGCGGTTTTTCGGAAGGCAGGGTTAAGGGAGATAAGCTGATGGTCCGCCTCTATCCGGTGCAGACCGATGGTGATGGTGCCACCATCCGGCATGGAATGGGCTGCATTGGTGCAGAGGTTCATGATGACCTGATGAAGCTGGGTGGCATTACCGAGGACGGGAAGCGGTGAATATTTCTGAGCAAGGATGATTTCTAAAGGAGCAGGTAGGCTGGCCCGCATCAGTTTCAGCACATCTTCGGTTATTTCCGTAAGGCAGAGGGGACGCATATTGATGTGGGCACTGTCTCCACGGGAAAAGGAAAGGATCTGTTTGACCAGATCCGATGCCCTCTTGCAGGCGGTAACGGCTTTTTCCATAAAAGTCCTTGCCTGGTGATTCTTTTCCAGTCTGGCCATGGAAAGTTCCGTGTATCCCATGATACCTGCAAGGATGTTGTTGAAATCATGGGCTATGCCACCTGCAAGGGTGCCTATGGCTTCCATTTTCTGGGACTGGAGCAGTCGGTTTTCCATTTCCTGCATCTGAGTGATATCCCGCAGGATGAAAATGGCGGCACTTTTTTTCTTATGCGGGTCCTGATAGGGGTAGGCAGCTACGTCAATGTGACGCAGACCCCACTCAGGAAAGGACCACGAAAAACGGAAACGAACGGTTTCTCCGGCAAGGCAGCGCATCAGGGGGTCTTTTAGCTTGTGTTGGAAAAGTTCCGTGTCCGTTACAGAGGTGACGGTTCTACCTGTAAGTTTTTCAGGTACGGTGCCAAAGGCCTGGGCACAGGCCCGGTTGACCATGACAAAGCAGTGATCCTGACCTATGAGGGCCACAGGATCTTGAGATGCTGCCACCACACCTTGATATTCAAGGAGTTTTTCCTGGGCCTGCTCTTTTTCCTTTATTTCTTTTTTCAGGCATTCAAGGGATTTGCCCAGTGCTTCGTTATTTTTTTTCAGGTCCGTATACAGGGCCGCATTTTTAAGGGGAGACAGGGCCTGGGAAATCATGGCAGCGGCAAGGCTCAGTTCTTCTTTTGAATGGAGACGGTTTTTTGCGCTCTGTCCCAACATTATAAAAGCTGTTATTTTTTTTCCGTCCATAAGGGGAAAAAGCAGCTCCATTCCCATGTTGTCCAGAAAAAGGTAAAAAAAGGAACGCTGGTAAGGATCTTTTTCTATAAACCGGGGCCATGTTTTGGGTGAGGGTTCTTCGGGCAGCGCTATTTCCATGGGAAGGGATTTTTTTGAGGTACCTGTAAGTGCCACACGTGTAAAAATATTTTTTTCATTCTGAAGATAGAAACAGGCAGAGGTGGCCGTGAGATAGCCAGTAACGCAAAGCAGCAGTTTTTTAGCGATGGTAACCGTATCCAGCTCCGGGCTCAGGCTGGTCCCTACTTCTTCCAGGAGAGCCAGCTCAAAGACCTTCAGTTCCATTTCGTTTTTACGTTTTTCCAGATCCTGACGTATGAAAAAATGATGGATGACAAGGCCAGTCAGTATTGCAAGCTGTTGCAGAAAAGGTGCTTCAAGGAGCATTTTTTCAAAGAAGGAGGATGGAGATGCCAGAATGGCAATGATTTTCTTTCCGAATAAAACTGGCATGACAGCAAGGTTGTGGTCGGGTTTCTGATCCATGAGCAGGCTTTGCCCGGAATAAAGAGAAGGCAATTTCTCAGGATCAATGTTTAAGGAGGAAAAGGGTGCAGGGTTGAGGCCACAGGAAAAAACAAAATGTCCTTCATGGGGGTATTCATGGATGCCCAGCCAGGTTTCAAGGCCTGTATGTTCCAGAATAAAGTCAGTAAGAAGCTGATGGAAAGTTTCAGGGGAAGCCGTCTGGCCAAGCTCAGCGATGAGCTGTACCATGGCATCGTTCAGTGGGTAGATTTCGGTGGGAGGCTGTTTCATGGTGGTCTCTTATTTTTTGTCTGAAAAACTGGCCAGTCCCTTTTCCATGGAATCGAATTGGGAAAAAAAATCTTCCATATCTAAAAGGGTGAAAATCCGTTTCACCCGGGGCTGCATGCCTGCAAAGCGGAGGTCTCCCCCTTTTTTACGGATGCCGCCGATGGCTCCGATAAAACATCCCATGCCTGCACTGCTGATGTATTCGAGATTTTCCACGCAAAGAAGAATCATGGGGAGGGGTTGTTTGGATAATTCATGGAGAATTTCTTCCAGCAGAGGGCTGGTTTCCGCATTTAGAATTCCCTGAAGGTGTATGGTTTCAATATTATTTAAGTTCTGTCTTCGTATGTCAAGCATGGCTGGCCTCACTAAAATAAGGGAATTGTTGAGGGTTCAGGGAGACAGGGTTAAAAAGATAAGGGGAGGCTATCCTGATCTGGAAAGATAGCGTTTCATGGTCAGCCTGTTGGCATTGTCCGGTCCCTTTTCATAACTAAGTTCATCCATGATTTTTTTTATAAGATGGAAGCCAAGGCCGCCGGGTTTTGGATTGGTGTACAGGGCTTTTATATCCGGAGGAGGCAGTTTGTCAGGATGAAAGCTATGTCCGTGAACACCATGATCCGTAAGGATGATGGTCACATCCTTTGAAGAAATGCGGATTTCGGCTTCTATTAAGGCACTGGGATCATGGGTGCCGTAGGCATGGGAAATTACATTGGTACAGGCCTCGTCCAGGGCAAGGGCAATGTCATAGGCAGCATCGGAATCCAGTCCCGGAGTTTTTTCTGTCGTGTTTCGGGCAAGTCTTCTTATAAGCTCTAGCTGTCTGGTTTCTGCGGGAAAAACAAGTCGCAGCCGACAGTCTGTTTCCATGCAGATCCTCTGTATATCCGTTTCCGGTATACCTAATGCCTTTGCCTGGCTTGCAAGGCTGGTCATAGGATCTTCCAGAAACAAAGGAAGTATGTCATGCATGGCCATTCTCCTTATTGTGGCTGCCTACAGAAACAGACTGCCACCAGGGTTACATCATCACAGGGTTCTATATGCTGGCAGAAGTCCGAAAGACGGTTCTGCATATGCCTTATAAGGTCTGCTGCGCTGGTATGGGGGGCGGCCATCGCATTCCGGATGCCTTGCTCTCCAAAGGGTATTTGTTCAGGAGAAAGGCTTTCGCTGAGCCCGTCTGTATAGGCAAATATGGTATCACCGGGCTCAAATGATAGCGTAAGGCTTTTCAGTCTCAAGTCAAATGTTTTTTGATGCAAACGGCAAAAAGGATAGCCAGGTGGCTTGAGGGACAGAATTTCTCCTGATGCTTTTTTTATAAAAACAGGATCATGTCCTGCGGATACAAGGGTTAGTTCCCTTTGATCCGTATCCAGCAGCAGATAGCTCATGGTGAGAAAGTGGCCCATGCCCATGGTCTGGGGCAGGGTGCGGTTGAGGGTTTTGAAAAGTGCTTCCGGCCTGTCCTGCTGCCGGGGGTTGGCCATCAGGAGAACCCGTGCGGCATTGGCGATGAGTGCTGCTGGAATGCCTTTGCCAGATGCATCGGCAATTACAATGCCTAAGCGGTGATCGTCCAGAGGGAAGAAGTCGAAGTAGTCGCCGCTGACTTCAAGGGCCGGTTCAAAGGAAAAGGCAAGATCCAGAAGTTTAATGTCCGGAGGATGGGTGGGTAGCAGTACTTTCTGTATGTTGGCCGCAGCCCTCAGTTCCCCTTCCATGCGGGCCTTTTCAGCCTTCTGCTCCAGAGTTTCTGCTATGGATACCCGCATGGTATTGATGGCGTCCGCAACAATGTCCAGCTCATCGGCTGGATTACCCGGTTTTCTGCCCTGAAGATGCAAGGGGGTTTCCAGTCTGTCCAGATTCATCTGCTGGGTGTAGCCTGCCATGGTTTTCAGGTGACGGGTGATAAGACGATGTATGATCCAAAGGAATACAAGCCCCATGAGCATAAGGTCGATGGCCCTTGCTGTGAGAATACGCAGGGCGCTGAAACGTATGTTTCGGTTGAGGGCATCCAGATCCATGGTGACCGTCAGGGAACCGATACTGAAGGGAACAAGGCCTTCTGGCTGGTAAAGGGGATAGGTCCGGCTCAGGCCTGAGATGGATTCTTCTCCCTTTTCCGCCAGAATTTTTTGTTTGTCATCTGTGATTATTACATGCATAACACCGGGAATATTGTTAATACCGTCCGCCATCAGTCGTATTTCATCGGAGCCCATATTCCATATCAGTGAGGCAAGGGCTTTTGTGTAGGTTTCTTCAATCTGATCCAGGGTCTTTTCCGTGTTTTTCATTGCCTGTCTGCTATCCTGAATCACCATGAAAACCGTAGAAAGCAGGGTCATGAGGAGGGCAATGAGAAAAAAAACTACTGGAATCTTCAGGGATATGGAAAAGGGGCGAACCATGGCGGACTCCGGACCTGGTGGTTTTTTTAATAACCAGATCTAAACGGTTACGGATGCATCAGCTCCGTTTTTCATTTAGCAGGCGCTGGCGCTCCAGAAGCTGAATTGCATTGATGTGACGGGCCAGAAGGGTTTCATGGTCTGCATCCAGTTGTGAAAAGGTGAACCCTGCAGAGGTTTCTTCATTGGTGCTGTCGGTTTTTTTTCTT includes:
- a CDS encoding hybrid sensor histidine kinase/response regulator; translation: MKQPPTEIYPLNDAMVQLIAELGQTASPETFHQLLTDFILEHTGLETWLGIHEYPHEGHFVFSCGLNPAPFSSLNIDPEKLPSLYSGQSLLMDQKPDHNLAVMPVLFGKKIIAILASPSSFFEKMLLEAPFLQQLAILTGLVIHHFFIRQDLEKRKNEMELKVFELALLEEVGTSLSPELDTVTIAKKLLLCVTGYLTATSACFYLQNEKNIFTRVALTGTSKKSLPMEIALPEEPSPKTWPRFIEKDPYQRSFFYLFLDNMGMELLFPLMDGKKITAFIMLGQSAKNRLHSKEELSLAAAMISQALSPLKNAALYTDLKKNNEALGKSLECLKKEIKEKEQAQEKLLEYQGVVAASQDPVALIGQDHCFVMVNRACAQAFGTVPEKLTGRTVTSVTDTELFQHKLKDPLMRCLAGETVRFRFSWSFPEWGLRHIDVAAYPYQDPHKKKSAAIFILRDITQMQEMENRLLQSQKMEAIGTLAGGIAHDFNNILAGIMGYTELSMARLEKNHQARTFMEKAVTACKRASDLVKQILSFSRGDSAHINMRPLCLTEITEDVLKLMRASLPAPLEIILAQKYSPLPVLGNATQLHQVIMNLCTNAAHSMPDGGTITIGLHRIEADHQLISLNPAFRKTAYAELMVQDNGTGIPDSYISRIFEPFFTTKAQGKGTGMGLSISHGIIGNHGGLILVESQPDKGSTFRVFLPLLEEGSTTRRNEPVPAMPKGGRERILLVEDEPDLLQLCAEILSGLGYEVRPESRPEHALKIFMQSPENFDLIISDQMMPRMTGVNLAQHMLALRPDIPFLLCSGFSEALSPDILENMGIQSFLMKPFTRSQLATAVRHLLDGCHLQTHT
- a CDS encoding STAS domain-containing protein, yielding MLDIRRQNLNNIETIHLQGILNAETSPLLEEILHELSKQPLPMILLCVENLEYISSAGMGCFIGAIGGIRKKGGDLRFAGMQPRVKRIFTLLDMEDFFSQFDSMEKGLASFSDKK
- a CDS encoding ATP-binding protein, which translates into the protein MHDILPLFLEDPMTSLASQAKALGIPETDIQRICMETDCRLRLVFPAETRQLELIRRLARNTTEKTPGLDSDAAYDIALALDEACTNVISHAYGTHDPSALIEAEIRISSKDVTIILTDHGVHGHSFHPDKLPPPDIKALYTNPKPGGLGFHLIKKIMDELSYEKGPDNANRLTMKRYLSRSG
- a CDS encoding PP2C family protein-serine/threonine phosphatase produces the protein MVRPFSISLKIPVVFFLIALLMTLLSTVFMVIQDSRQAMKNTEKTLDQIEETYTKALASLIWNMGSDEIRLMADGINNIPGVMHVIITDDKQKILAEKGEESISGLSRTYPLYQPEGLVPFSIGSLTVTMDLDALNRNIRFSALRILTARAIDLMLMGLVFLWIIHRLITRHLKTMAGYTQQMNLDRLETPLHLQGRKPGNPADELDIVADAINTMRVSIAETLEQKAEKARMEGELRAAANIQKVLLPTHPPDIKLLDLAFSFEPALEVSGDYFDFFPLDDHRLGIVIADASGKGIPAALIANAARVLLMANPRQQDRPEALFKTLNRTLPQTMGMGHFLTMSYLLLDTDQRELTLVSAGHDPVFIKKASGEILSLKPPGYPFCRLHQKTFDLRLKSLTLSFEPGDTIFAYTDGLSESLSPEQIPFGEQGIRNAMAAPHTSAADLIRHMQNRLSDFCQHIEPCDDVTLVAVCFCRQPQ